A DNA window from Nerophis lumbriciformis linkage group LG03, RoL_Nlum_v2.1, whole genome shotgun sequence contains the following coding sequences:
- the ngfb gene encoding nerve growth factor — MRSSMLVLLLFFSAQAAAAVKEDSGGVPTAHQEAPGDSVPRVDPKIFNKRRRLSPRVLFSVQPPDAEPAGRRSRRRAGQPQGRGVYSVCESVSMWVGNKTKATDISGNEVTVLPDVNINNVNKKQYFFETTCHSSQARDSGCLGIDGRHWNSHCTNSHTFVRALTSFKKLVAWRLIRINVACVCVLSRKSWRQ, encoded by the coding sequence ATGAGGTCATCTATGCTGGTCCTGTTGCTTTTCTTCAGTGCCCAGGCCGCGGCCGCCGTCAAGGAGGACTCGGGCGGCGTCCCCACCGCACACCAGGAGGCTCCGGGCGACTCCGTCCCAAGAGTGGACCCTAAGATCTTCAACAAGCGGCGCAGGCTCTCCCCCAGGGTGCTCTTCAGCGTCCAGCCCCCCGACGCCGAACCCGCGGGGCGTAGAAGCCGAAGGCGAGCGGGCCAGCCTCAGGGCCGAGGCGTGTACTCTGTGTGCGAGAGCGTCAGCATGTGGGTGGGCAACAAGACCAAAGCCACGGACATCTCGGGGAATGAGGTGACGGTTCTGCCGGATGTCAACATCAACAATGTCAACAAGAAGCAGTACTTCTTCGAGACCACGTGTCACAGCTCGCAGGCAAGGGACTCAGGGTGCCTGGGCATCGACGGCCGCCACTGGAACTCTCACTGCACCAACTCGCACACCTTCGTCCGCGCCTTGACCTCCTTCAAGAAGCTGGTGGCCTGGAGGCTCATCCGCATCAACGTGGCCTGCGTGTGCGTGCTCAGCCGCAAGTCATGGCGTCAGTGA